A genomic segment from Methanoplanus limicola DSM 2279 encodes:
- a CDS encoding transcription factor, protein MVTAKELLDRDSTRAYLFRLVGEEGIELLSKFPEGGEFSDEDLAEKTEINLNSVRHTLYTLYGKKLAEYRRIKNSETGWLTYLWKLKPGNIYGTISEEMLEILETLEARAKYEEMNDFYICPVCGVRYTFDEALGCNFICGNCEEKMDHFDNELISDALRKRVDLLKENLNVA, encoded by the coding sequence ATGGTAACTGCTAAAGAATTACTCGACAGGGACTCAACCCGTGCATACCTTTTCAGGCTTGTCGGTGAGGAAGGAATAGAACTCCTATCCAAATTTCCGGAGGGCGGAGAATTCAGCGATGAGGATTTAGCTGAAAAAACTGAAATAAACCTGAATAGTGTGAGGCACACTCTCTATACATTATATGGTAAAAAACTTGCAGAATACCGCAGAATTAAAAATTCTGAGACGGGATGGCTCACCTATCTCTGGAAGTTAAAGCCCGGAAATATATATGGTACTATTTCAGAGGAGATGCTGGAAATTCTGGAGACTCTTGAAGCAAGGGCAAAATACGAGGAGATGAATGACTTTTACATCTGCCCGGTCTGCGGTGTGAGATATACTTTTGATGAGGCTCTCGGATGTAATTTTATCTGCGGCAACTGTGAGGAGAAGATGGATCACTTTGACAATGAATTAATTTCGGATGCTCTCAGAAAAAGGGTTGATCTGCTCAAGGAAAATCTCAACGTTGCCTGA
- a CDS encoding HDIG domain-containing metalloprotein, translating to MPDITADEAIEILRNAGCEEKVISHCIAVKDLALKFLKKSGADRDLVETGALLHDVGRCKSHGLDHAVIGARICRDLGLDERVCRIVERHIGAGITYEECIKERLEPGNYIPESVEEKIVAHADNLIKGTGEITTEERLKRSDKLSPEAGRRILLLSEEIEKYRED from the coding sequence TTGCCTGATATTACAGCTGATGAGGCTATAGAGATCCTGAGAAATGCGGGCTGTGAGGAGAAGGTTATCAGCCACTGTATTGCAGTGAAGGATCTTGCCCTTAAGTTTTTAAAAAAATCCGGAGCAGACAGAGATCTTGTTGAAACAGGGGCGCTCCTTCATGATGTTGGCCGCTGTAAAAGCCACGGGCTTGATCATGCAGTTATCGGTGCCCGGATATGCCGGGATCTTGGGCTTGATGAAAGGGTTTGCAGGATTGTTGAACGGCATATCGGCGCCGGAATTACATATGAGGAATGTATAAAAGAGAGGCTTGAACCCGGCAATTACATTCCGGAATCTGTTGAGGAGAAGATTGTCGCACATGCTGATAATCTGATTAAGGGGACAGGAGAGATTACAACTGAAGAGAGGCTGAAGCGCTCTGATAAGTTATCTCCTGAGGCCGGAAGAAGAATACTCCTGTTATCTGAGGAGATTGAAAAATACAGGGAAGACTGA